The genomic stretch CGCCGCAGGAATTAATAAATGACAGGTCATAGGTTAGTCAGCCAAGTGCCACCAGCCAAAGGCGGGACCAATAAAGCGGATCGTTACCCAAATGGCTACGGTGACACCAATGCCATACCATGCCGCCTGTGTCGAAATTTTCACAAATGCGTCGGCTTTGTCTTTAGTCAAAAAAGGGATCCAAGAGGCGATTGGCTCAGCTTTGCCATAGTTTTCGCCTAATACTTCCTTGCGGCGCTTTGACTCGCCCATAATTTTTGCTCCTAAACTCACAATTCATCTAATGATATCAGTTGATATCAGATTGGTTTCTATAGCAATCCTAAATGGTTTGTGGAAGCGCATCCCAAAGGGATGCGCTATGGGTTTTAAG from Pseudanabaena sp. Chao 1811 encodes the following:
- a CDS encoding DUF2839 domain-containing protein, translating into MGESKRRKEVLGENYGKAEPIASWIPFLTKDKADAFVKISTQAAWYGIGVTVAIWVTIRFIGPAFGWWHLAD